In the Pithys albifrons albifrons isolate INPA30051 chromosome 3, PitAlb_v1, whole genome shotgun sequence genome, one interval contains:
- the PODXL gene encoding podocalyxin isoform X2 — protein sequence MRAPGLLPLLPLLLLLLGVNSQDEAVPESPEKIATTTTTTTITTTTTTTDTSKMKESTTADSAENPAPPSKSPATVQTTVPTTKPVTPSPSVKSSTPAQSPTPTSLSETTPSLSASPSTAGPGTTTTANLGNPPPAPNTSLHTSQQASTAANSGVSTASPAANSTAALNQPNPPDSVGSLGTTTTANPVLTHVSSFPTTSGGSGAATTPTHRLDPQGGQPLDHLTHTTVSTGVLRSSPAPGAKDGGVPSSTPATKQPHSSSSSPVQDLDSSTGLGGIKTSVTPLSVSLSHTTSKTSLTSPPGSIHKMSQAATTLTPVAEDPHQGSHDAGPTSAKPTSASQGPASAQPPPPAPGDQTVPGSPGHQHLNTSLHNEVICKYAKGAPVDVQNNWLTMELKEAKTCDEWRTASANISFFESLCSTSWHVFNASRETCTVTLMSQEPQSQHWSMQVVLHVPLHPEHILEELETKDKLEELGISIANITSDKADKDMIINDEFSTPLIITIVTLAGSLLLVAAIYGCCHQRFSQKKDQHIHPDLPGFDDGHVALIFNRLTEELQTMENGYHDNPTLEVMETSSEMQEKKVNLNGELGDSWIVPLDTLMKEDLEEEEDTHL from the exons GTGTCAACTCTCAGGATGAGGCAGTTCCTGAAAGCCCAGAAAAAATTGCCACGACCACTACGACCACCACGATCACTACGACCACCACGACCACAGACACCAGCAAGATGAAAGAGTCCACCACAGCAGACAGTGCAGAAAACCCAGCACCCCCCTCAAAGTCACCTGCCACAGTTCAAACAACTGTCCCAACAACGAAGCCTGTAACCCCTTCACCCTCTGTCAAATCATCCACCcctgctcaaagccccacccCTACAAGCCTTTCAGAAACCACCCCATCCCTCAGTGCATCACCATCTACCGCAGGGCCAGGGACCACCACCACAGCAAACCTGGGAAACCCACCACCTGCCCCCAACACATCACTCCACACGTCTCAGCaggccagcactgcagccaaCTCTGGAGTatccacagccagccctgctgccaacTCCACTGCTGCCCTGAACCAGCCTAATCCTCCAGACAGTGTGGGAAGCTTGGGGACCACCACTACTGCAAACCCTGTCCTCACTCATGTCAGCAGCTTCCCAACCACCTCAGGAGGTTCAGGGGCTGCTACCACACCCACTCACAGGTTGGACCCTCAGGGAGGACAGCCTCTGGATCATTTGACCCATACCACTGTGAGCACTGGAGtcctgaggagcagccctgcccctggTGCCAAGGACGGCGGTGTCCCTTCTTCCACACCTGCCACCAAGCAGCCACATTCTTCTTCCAGTTCTCCAGTCCAGGATCTGGACTCTTCTACCGGGCTTGGAGGCATCAAGACTTCTGTTACCCCTTTAAGTGTATCTCTGTCCCACACCACCAGTAAAACATCTCTGACTTCACCACCTGGCAGCATCCACAAGATGTCTCAGGCAGCCACCACGTTGACTCCCGTAGCAG AGGACCCACACCAGGGAAGCCACGATGCTGGACCTACATCAGCCAAACCTACCAGTGCCTCCCAGGGCCCTGCCAGTGCGCAGccaccccctccagcccccGGGGACCAGACAGTGCCCGGCAGTCCTGGCCACCAGCACCTGAACACTTCTCTGCACAACGAG GTCATCTGTAAATATGCAAAAGGTGCACCTGTAGATGTGCAAAATAACTGGCTCACCATGGAGCTGAAAGAAGCCAAAACCTGT GATGAGTGGAGGACTGCGAGTGCCAACATCTCCTTCTTTGAGAGCTTGTGCTCGACGAGCTGGCACGTGTTCAACGCCTCCAGGGAGACGTGCACGGTGACACTGATGTCACAAGAGCCCCAGTCCCAGCACTGGTCCATGCAGGTGGTCCTGCATG TTCCTTTGCACCCTGAACACatcctggaggagctggagacGAAGGACAAGTTAGAGGAG CTCGGCATCAGCATCGCCAACATCACCAGTGACAAAGCAGACAAGGACATGATAATCAACGACGAGTTCAGCACCCCCCTGATCATCACCATTGTCACCCTGGCCGGGTCCCTGCTGCTCGTCGCCGCCATCTACGGCTGCTGCCACCAGCGCTTCTCCCAAAAGAAGGACCAG CACATCCACCCTGATCTCCCCGGGTTTGATGATGGACATGTGGCCCTGATCTTTAAT CGCCtgactgaggagctgcagaccatGGAGAATGGCTACCACGATAACCCCACGCTGGAGGTGATGGAGACCTCCTCTGAAATGCAGGAGAAGAAGGTGAACCTCAACGGTGAGCTGGGGGACAGCTGGATCGTTCCTCTCGACACGCTCATGAAGGAGGacctggaggaagaggaggacacACATTTATAG
- the PODXL gene encoding podocalyxin isoform X1, which produces MRAPGLLPLLPLLLLLLGVNSQDEAVPESPEKIATTTTTTTITTTTTTTDTSKMKESTTADSAENPAPPSKSPATVQTTVPTTKPVTPSPSVKSSTPAQSPTPTSLSETTPSLSASPSTAGPGTTTTANLGNPPPAPNTSLHTSQQASTAANSGVSTASPAANSTAALNQPNPPDSVGSLGTTTTANPVLTHVSSFPTTSGGSGAATTPTHRLDPQGGQPLDHLTHTTVSTGVLRSSPAPGAKDGGVPSSTPATKQPHSSSSSPVQDLDSSTGLGGIKTSVTPLSVSLSHTTSKTSLTSPPGSIHKMSQAATTLTPVAEDPHQGSHDAGPTSAKPTSASQGPASAQPPPPAPGDQTVPGSPGHQHLNTSLHNEVICKYAKGAPVDVQNNWLTMELKEAKTCDEWRTASANISFFESLCSTSWHVFNASRETCTVTLMSQEPQSQHWSMQVVLHVPLHPEHILEELETKDKLEELGISIANITSDKADKDMIINDEFSTPLIITIVTLAGSLLLVAAIYGCCHQRFSQKKDQHIHPDLPGFDDGHVALIFNQRLTEELQTMENGYHDNPTLEVMETSSEMQEKKVNLNGELGDSWIVPLDTLMKEDLEEEEDTHL; this is translated from the exons GTGTCAACTCTCAGGATGAGGCAGTTCCTGAAAGCCCAGAAAAAATTGCCACGACCACTACGACCACCACGATCACTACGACCACCACGACCACAGACACCAGCAAGATGAAAGAGTCCACCACAGCAGACAGTGCAGAAAACCCAGCACCCCCCTCAAAGTCACCTGCCACAGTTCAAACAACTGTCCCAACAACGAAGCCTGTAACCCCTTCACCCTCTGTCAAATCATCCACCcctgctcaaagccccacccCTACAAGCCTTTCAGAAACCACCCCATCCCTCAGTGCATCACCATCTACCGCAGGGCCAGGGACCACCACCACAGCAAACCTGGGAAACCCACCACCTGCCCCCAACACATCACTCCACACGTCTCAGCaggccagcactgcagccaaCTCTGGAGTatccacagccagccctgctgccaacTCCACTGCTGCCCTGAACCAGCCTAATCCTCCAGACAGTGTGGGAAGCTTGGGGACCACCACTACTGCAAACCCTGTCCTCACTCATGTCAGCAGCTTCCCAACCACCTCAGGAGGTTCAGGGGCTGCTACCACACCCACTCACAGGTTGGACCCTCAGGGAGGACAGCCTCTGGATCATTTGACCCATACCACTGTGAGCACTGGAGtcctgaggagcagccctgcccctggTGCCAAGGACGGCGGTGTCCCTTCTTCCACACCTGCCACCAAGCAGCCACATTCTTCTTCCAGTTCTCCAGTCCAGGATCTGGACTCTTCTACCGGGCTTGGAGGCATCAAGACTTCTGTTACCCCTTTAAGTGTATCTCTGTCCCACACCACCAGTAAAACATCTCTGACTTCACCACCTGGCAGCATCCACAAGATGTCTCAGGCAGCCACCACGTTGACTCCCGTAGCAG AGGACCCACACCAGGGAAGCCACGATGCTGGACCTACATCAGCCAAACCTACCAGTGCCTCCCAGGGCCCTGCCAGTGCGCAGccaccccctccagcccccGGGGACCAGACAGTGCCCGGCAGTCCTGGCCACCAGCACCTGAACACTTCTCTGCACAACGAG GTCATCTGTAAATATGCAAAAGGTGCACCTGTAGATGTGCAAAATAACTGGCTCACCATGGAGCTGAAAGAAGCCAAAACCTGT GATGAGTGGAGGACTGCGAGTGCCAACATCTCCTTCTTTGAGAGCTTGTGCTCGACGAGCTGGCACGTGTTCAACGCCTCCAGGGAGACGTGCACGGTGACACTGATGTCACAAGAGCCCCAGTCCCAGCACTGGTCCATGCAGGTGGTCCTGCATG TTCCTTTGCACCCTGAACACatcctggaggagctggagacGAAGGACAAGTTAGAGGAG CTCGGCATCAGCATCGCCAACATCACCAGTGACAAAGCAGACAAGGACATGATAATCAACGACGAGTTCAGCACCCCCCTGATCATCACCATTGTCACCCTGGCCGGGTCCCTGCTGCTCGTCGCCGCCATCTACGGCTGCTGCCACCAGCGCTTCTCCCAAAAGAAGGACCAG CACATCCACCCTGATCTCCCCGGGTTTGATGATGGACATGTGGCCCTGATCTTTAAT cAGCGCCtgactgaggagctgcagaccatGGAGAATGGCTACCACGATAACCCCACGCTGGAGGTGATGGAGACCTCCTCTGAAATGCAGGAGAAGAAGGTGAACCTCAACGGTGAGCTGGGGGACAGCTGGATCGTTCCTCTCGACACGCTCATGAAGGAGGacctggaggaagaggaggacacACATTTATAG